The Pseudomonas bijieensis DNA window CAGACATGTTGAGCGCTCCATTAGGATTGAAATAACGCCCCCTACTTTCGGGTTTCCAGACCCGGCCGCTGAGTTTTCAGCGACAGAAAAAGGTTAGCGACAGCCCTTCCCACCCGGCAACCGCCAGAGCTCGTCGGAAAAATCTAATGCAGCCCGGAGGGGTGTCCGACCATTCCCACAAACCCTGGTCGGCTGTCAGGCCGCCTCGCGGTGGACGTAGATTTTGGCGCCCCGTTAACCACGATGGCCGAACGCAGGCATTGTGGAGTGGGCATCCCGGCATGGATGCCGGGATAGCCGCGCTGGGCCATGGATGGCCCTTCGCGGCGGGCCCACGGAGCAATGCCGGAGTGAGGGCATGCCGAGCCTAGGCGAGGCACCGAGTGGTGGGGCAGGAGCGCTTTGGTTACTTTCGCGCTTTTCGAAAGTGACCCGCTGTAAGAGCGGAACCATAAGTGGCCGTTACCGCAGCAACGGATATGTACTCAATCAAAACTCAGTAACCGTTGGACTCATAGTCCGGGGTAAACGCAAACCCAACCACCCGCTCAACCCCCGTCTCCAACCGCCCATCCGGCCAAAGCCGCAACCACCGATACCCCGGCGCCTGCGAGCCCACCGCAAAATCCTCACTCCCCGGCTCAAACTGAATACAGGTCGAAGGCGAAGCCAACAAACGAACCCCCTCCCGCACCCGATCAACCTCCTGATGCACATGCCCCCACAGCACAGCACGCACCTGAGGAAACCGATCCAACACCGCAAACAACGCCTCCGGATTACGCAACCCAATCGGCTCCATCCACACACACCCAACCGACACCGGATGATGATGCAGACAAACAAGGTGATGCCGCTCCGGCGCCTCACTCAAGGCATTGGCCAACAGAATCAACTGCTCCTCGGCCAAAAAACCCGGCACCGACCCGGGCACGGCGGAGTCGAGCATCGTCACCCGCCAATTGCCAATGTCCACCACCGGATCGAGCAACGTGCTCTTGACCGCCGCCTCGAGCATCACCTGCGGCTCATCATGGTTACCGGGAATCCAGCGCGCCGGAGCCTCGATTAGTCCACTCAACTGCCGAAACGCTTCATAGGATTCCAGCGTCCCGTCCTGGGACAAATCCCCAGTGGCAAGCATCAGGTCGATGTCGGGCTGCTGCTTGAGCACCAGGTCAATGACCGCCCGCAAACTGTCACGGGTGTTCATGCCCAGCAACGAAGCATCGGCCTCGGCGAACAAATGGCTATCGGACAGTTGGACCAACAACGCCGCATCGGCAGTGGTCAGGCTGGATACGCTCGGCAAATCGCTCTCTCCCAGGCGCAATCACGCCGTTGCATGAAGCCGCAATTATGCTGGGGGACGATCGAAAGGGGAAACCCGCGAACCGGAACCGGTTCACAACTACCGAACGACTTCGAACTCGTGACCCAACGCCAGGCAATGACTCAGCCATTCACCCAAAAACAGATTCAACTGGGCTTTTTCGTCCGGCTGGTGCATTGACGCATTGGGGTAAGGATAGATGCCACGAAAGCGTCGTGCATGTTCAGCGCTCACGACTTCGGCCATGCGCGCATCGTGATAGACCTGCACTTCCAGTTGCGGCACCGGCAACCAGGGCAGGCTGTGTTCCTGGCGCACCTGCAAGGTGGTGGTGTAGGGACAGGTCTGCAATACCTCGAGGGCCAGCACGCCGAGCATCTGGTCGCCGTGGGTCACGGCGATGCGCCGTGGCGCCGGGTCGTTGCGCATGTCCGGCAACAGGCGCATCAGGCGGGCGTAGTTGGCCTCGCAGGCGGCCTGCAGCCCCACCAGATCGACGCGATAACGATCGCGCAGCTTGTTCAGGACCATAGCCCCCTCACTTCATCGCGATTCAAGGCCAGCCATTGCAAGGCAATGATGCTGGCCGCGTTGCAGATACGTCCGTCGCGCACCGCCTGCAAGGCATCTTCGAAAGCCCAGACCTTCACCCGAATGTCTTCAGCTTCCTCCTCCAGGCCATGCAGGCCTCCGGCCCCCGTGCTGTCGCAACGCCCCAGGTACAAATGTACGAATTCATCACTGCCGCCCGGCGATGGAAAATACTTGGTCATCGGCCAGAGCGCAGCGAAGACAAGCCCAGCTTCCTCCTGCGCCTCACGATGAGCAACTTCTTCCGGCTGCTCGTCCTTGTCGATCAGGCCGGCCACCAGTTCAACCAGCCAAGGGTTGGTCGTCTTGCCTATGGCGCCCACGCGAAACTGTTCGATCAACACCACTTCATCGCGCTGCGGGTCGTAGGGCAACACGCACACCGCGTCATGGCGTACGAACAGTTCACGGTTGATTTCACGGCTCATGCCACCGGCAAACAACTCGTGGCGCAGGACGAGGCGATCGAGCTTGTAGAAACCCTTGAAGCAGGTTTCACGCTTGACGATGTCCACGGTGCTGGGTGCGGCGTTGGCGAAGTCGGTCATGACAATCCTCGTGTGCAGTGAATCAATACGAGGTTCCAACCTCGGCTTCGCGCCATCCTAACGCGCCCGTACCCTTTGATGCAGCCCCTTTCCACTCATCGGGATGGACGGCAGAAGGTGAAAGAACTCTAATGAGCTTAGTGGCGAACTGATTGTCCTGCTGGCAGTCGAAGCGGGTAACTTTTCGCCTTTCCCTGTTCCATGAAGGACGCCCATGTCGCTTTTCAAAACTGCCTCCGTGGCCGCCATTGCCCTGACCCTGGGCGCTTGCCAAAGCCTGTTCCAACCCAACTACCGCGCCCCGCTGGAAACCACCCGCGATGCCTCGGAACAACTGCAACAAGGTTGCGCCAGCGCC harbors:
- the cpdA gene encoding 3',5'-cyclic-AMP phosphodiesterase; this translates as MPSVSSLTTADAALLVQLSDSHLFAEADASLLGMNTRDSLRAVIDLVLKQQPDIDLMLATGDLSQDGTLESYEAFRQLSGLIEAPARWIPGNHDEPQVMLEAAVKSTLLDPVVDIGNWRVTMLDSAVPGSVPGFLAEEQLILLANALSEAPERHHLVCLHHHPVSVGCVWMEPIGLRNPEALFAVLDRFPQVRAVLWGHVHQEVDRVREGVRLLASPSTCIQFEPGSEDFAVGSQAPGYRWLRLWPDGRLETGVERVVGFAFTPDYESNGY
- a CDS encoding DUF1249 domain-containing protein; the encoded protein is MVLNKLRDRYRVDLVGLQAACEANYARLMRLLPDMRNDPAPRRIAVTHGDQMLGVLALEVLQTCPYTTTLQVRQEHSLPWLPVPQLEVQVYHDARMAEVVSAEHARRFRGIYPYPNASMHQPDEKAQLNLFLGEWLSHCLALGHEFEVVR
- a CDS encoding NUDIX domain-containing protein → MTDFANAAPSTVDIVKRETCFKGFYKLDRLVLRHELFAGGMSREINRELFVRHDAVCVLPYDPQRDEVVLIEQFRVGAIGKTTNPWLVELVAGLIDKDEQPEEVAHREAQEEAGLVFAALWPMTKYFPSPGGSDEFVHLYLGRCDSTGAGGLHGLEEEAEDIRVKVWAFEDALQAVRDGRICNAASIIALQWLALNRDEVRGLWS